Proteins encoded together in one Amblyomma americanum isolate KBUSLIRL-KWMA chromosome 1, ASM5285725v1, whole genome shotgun sequence window:
- the LOC144123240 gene encoding BEN domain-containing protein 5-like gives MKVQLGNGVHVSADVWAALMMQTADAAFCKRLAVALWGVKVLAKRSVFGKQSNKDIAKGKTMVHPPLSPMKLVGMSSAFAHFLKEKECPEEELGKRHKQLVRYFAQKFADLRR, from the exons ATGAAG GTGCAACTCGGGAATGGTGTTCACGTGAGTGCAGACGTGTGGGCGGCACTGATGATGCAGACCGCAGACGCTGCATTTTGCAAGCGCCTCGCTGTTGCTTTGTGGGGTGTAAAGGTGCTTGCAAAACGCAGTGTCTTTGGGAAGCAGAGCAATAAAGATATTGCAAAGGGCAAGACGATGGTGCATCCGCCTCTTTCACCTATGAAGTTGGTAGGAATGTCCT ctGCCTTTGCTCACTTCCTTAAGGAGAAAGAGTGCCCCGAGGAGGAGCTTGGAAAACGCCACAAGCAGCTTGTGCGATACTTTGCACAAAAGTTTGCTGATCTGCGGCGCTAA